Within Porites lutea chromosome 2, jaPorLute2.1, whole genome shotgun sequence, the genomic segment GCTGTTTTAAATGATGCAAGACAGAAAATTGTGGAGATTAAGTTTCCAGTAAAAAAGCGGGTAAAGCATCTGCAGTTGTTATATTGTTCCTCTAATTATTGTGCTTATGCAGAAAACAtttgattttatattttttttaatagggaATAGCAAATGGTAACATGTCTGATGGCAAGAATATAGAGTTCTTTCTTTTGCCATaggatgtttcttttttaacttgGCTGACATTAGTTTTTGTGTTCTGCATCAATATAAAAGTTATAGTATCttgggtgctttccatttgtcagaactaaCTGGCCAGACTATTCCTGTTgtatgagaatttcactttaaaTCAATCCTATTCAGGCAgttcagtcaaatcctaaatacaGCAGTCTGCATGAAGGTGATGGTTTTTCAGAGTTAAAATTCTTGGACAACGcctattaaatttttaaactgaTTTGCCCTGGCTGGCAATGGTCTGGTCAGcaagttctgacaaatggaaagtgcccATAGAAATTATTACATGCAGGTCTCAAATGATCAACAATTCAATTTTTGATAAGTGATTTTTTCTTAATGATACAAACtgtttttaaagaagaaaagcaCTGTGATGTatattaactgaaaaaaaaatagtttaacaAAGATAAACCTTGAAATAACATTAACATTGAATATTGCCAAAAGTCATTGGAAATATGGATAATGGAACGGTGCTGAGAGGTTGCAGTGTTAAACAACTGTTGATTATTAAATAATTTCACTTCCTCTACAATGCCAACGCAATGAATTCATGCATCTTCCATTTTTTGCTTGATTCAGAAAGTTAGTTAATGTTTCTTTGTAGTCATCCAAGCTTTTACAAGAGGCACCTAAGAGAGATCCCCTGTTGGTAGGAATCATTGGTTGTGGCCGTTTGGGAAAACAGCTTGCAAATACCCTGCTAACTTTCTGTGAGTAAGCTCAACAACACTCAGGACTTGATTATATCTACACTGTAGAAATTAAAAGTGTACAAAAGTCTATTTACTTGTTTGTTCCTAAAACCTGTGAATACAGCCATCTCTCCTCACACCTTGCTGCTAGGGACGTTTCACAGGAGAGGCATTCTGTGATTTATCCCCAAAAATGCAATCTGTCTGGAAAAGGGTCAGCGGTCAGTGCTAAATGTAATGAATCTTCTCAACAACAGTCATTTGTCATGGAGAACCACTGTATTTGCACGAGGATCACTTCTATACAGCTCCACCTTTCTTAGCTCCTATTGCTGTGGTCCAGAACCTCTTTAGAACCACTAATTTGATAGGCCCTTGTTGGCCTGAAGCTCTATTGTTTCAGAGTTGGGGttcattgttagttttgttttggttaGGGCTATTTATTGTTTTCTAAACCAATCCTGTGAACCGTTCTTAGAGCTTCCGACCCACCCTTCAGTTGTACCATTTAGAGGTAGCTTGGCCAAGTGTTCAGAGTACTGGACATGCAATCAGGTGGCGGCAAGTTAATTCCTGCTCTGACCTGAActgaatttgtttcttttttggtaTAGTCCTGAGCTCAATTCCTCAGTCTCACTATTATTATacaattgttgttgttgcttatgAAAATAAGGTCAACTCAAAAGCCACTGGCATCTGTACAATCATGTAATGCATATACCTATGTGCTCATAGATTCATTACTTTCTTTCTAAACATTGTCTTGGTTAGTTCATAAACCGTGTGGTGCGCGGTACATGTAACAAAAAGTGAGTTGAAATTTGGCCAAAGTGATAATTCTTTACAACATATTCTCATTGAGTATAGAGTTTCGGATAATACCAACTTGAATAGGATTGTGATTTGACTTGATTAATTATTGATTTATGAGATTATTATTAGATGTTAAAGTAGAAGCCTGAACTGGAAGCATGGGGCTCCCTATATATGGGGCCCAGGCTCCCCTCGGTATCAATTTAAGTAGACAGAACATTAGAGAAAAGACGCAAAATAAACTTAGAAATTAACTGTAGTTTGCTTTTCTTATTATATTCAATTCACAGTGGACATACAGCAAATTGCTGTAGCTCAAAATGTCTAAAAGTCATAACTGTTCATAAGTAGGATGGCTAAAAAGTGTGcatattattatattgttaaTACTATGTTCCTCTTGTGCTAGTTTTGCTTTGAACGTTTCAGCTGATGTTCACCCTGAAGAGTTATTTCTGTCAACAAGGAGGCCTGAAACATTGTCCTCCTTACAGGCAAAAGGAGTCCACTGTGGTTTTGATAACATCAAGGTCTGTAGCTATTGTTGAGGGAAATTAGATACCACTTAGTAAGTGAGAGTGAGGTCATTAGTGGGAAATCTCAGACTGAGGCCGTGCGGTCTGATATTTCCCTCTAGTAATCACCAAACGAACAAAGGTTAATGAGTTATAAtattatatggccttttcattttggacctgagcctgcgatcaataatttaaaaccaataactggtcaccagataacttaaaaaaagcaCGTCACGTCAATGAGTCGTACACTTGAGCCCACAATAGAGTCCATTAGGATGTCCATTATCAAGTTcaacacagattgtatatgccttggacacctacatgtacatgtagccgTGACTGTAGTAATGCCCGGTCATTACAAAAAAATGATGCCCGcttagcagccaatcagagcacgcgTACTGTTGTAGCCATTAAGTCTGTATTTACATCACTTTGTTTGTTAATCATCAGTAATAGGCGTCTTCCATTAGTTGATCAATGACATGTGATCAGCTTTCGGTAAAAACGAAGACAGttcccttttgaaaaattttgttagcacgagCTGAAAACGcattattaaaattaggtagCCTGtcaattttcagccgtatatctcaaaagtagcgattgcaacggccgccgaaaattagaagggtttgtatgagaaaaacaacttttgccacccagtcactCTGGGCCttgaatggttttccatacaaatccttgtaaatttcgaaattttcgaactgtcatgaaatatttccttaagcgTCTACGGgcctcaaatctccttttactTTATAACAAGCAATTTGAACCCTTAAATGCGTAAGagaaagatttaacgacagtttaaaaatatcAGAATTTACAAGGACTTCTTGGAAAACCActcaagcgtgactgggtggcaagagttgtttttctcagaCAAAGCCTTCTtattttcggcggccgttgcaatcgctacttttgagatatacggctgaaaattttcaggttaCCTAAGTTTAATATACTGTTTCAGctcgtgctaacaaaatttttcaaaagcgcaCCGTTTTCATGTTGATCACGTGATCTACTAATGCGAAAGGCCTATTTAGGCCCTGAAAACCCGTGATAGTTGATGCGGAAATTCAAGCTTAGTACgaggttattttattttaatttatttttatcgaTAAACTTTGTAGTGTGAAAGTATTAGGGTGTGTCCTGTTGATcatattccggaataagaatttgaaagtTTTATGCAAGTCTCGTGCCGTGATTGTTAGACCGCTTGAACGGTACATACTTGTACATTGCCttatatctatatatatttcaagcaaatttcTAGATATTGCAATGCAATGAACGCCAAAATAAGTGATTACTAgagtttatttcatttattcttATTTCGGGATAGGGTCAATCGAACAAACCCCATAAGATCTTCAAGACCTTTAAATCTAATACAATGTAGCATAGATTTGTCATTACATGGACCTTTTTCAGGTGTGCAATGCGGTACACATCCTTTTTATCTGCTGTCTGCCCTCACAGTTACCAACAGTAGCCAAGGTATGTTCCAATTACTATTTATCGCCCTGAAAGAAGGCATTCGCAGACGTTTAGTTTTAGAGCCAGTGGCTTTACTTTAGAAAGAGAATAATACATAGTGTTAAGCGTTTTGATGTCACTCAAGCAGGTTGAACTATTAAACTAGAACGGTTAATGAAGATTTCCTGTTTATTATTCCGGGAAAAAGCTAATCTAGTTAAACTTAAAGTTTAAAGTTAAAGTGAAGAAGATGGAGTAACATTAAATTAAACATAAAAGTAGAATGGAATGAAAGGGAATTAAAGCAGATTTTTTCATTGTTGCTTTCTGTAAATGCTCGTACAAGTTTGTTGATACCATTCGCTGTAAAGTACCAGTCTGGaaatagcctgttcacagaccctctattttctcgtcaaagtccgtcgagcaagcgtgattaaaaataaaagccGCGGGCGATTTATTGACCGCCTGTGCAAGGGGGTAGTGATgggggaaaaagaaaatattttactttctcgCGCGCTCCCggatgttttcgaaaagaacaaaaacaaaaataaaacaacgtctgtgtacagccTAGTTTGGAAAAGGACtgaattgtttcttttttggtaaGCAGTGACAGTTACAAAaaagaagcagaaaaaaaaggaaaaagaaatgtGACATAGAATATCAAAAACCATACAACACACCCATCTCTTGGGCGTTTTGATACACCCTTTTTTAAAACGCACATTCAAAACAGGTGCAGCTCTCTGGACTGCAAAGGTCGCTTGCCTCTAAACTGTAAAATAAGTCTAGTATCTCGGCTTACCAGTACCTCAAGGCTCTACTGTGGGGTGACATTTAGTGTAAtagtttcgtttttttctttttccccctAGGAAATCAAGGGACACTTAACCTGTCCAGTATATGTTTTAGTTGGAGGTTTGTGCATTGATTTTCCAACTTAATTGCACAAGGTTAGCAGTGAAGCTATTCcattaactattttttttatctgcGAGGCTTCATATTATGATCTAAATTAATTTAGTAATTTTAAATACCCAAATACACTTTAAAGACAGTGGCAAAAAATAAATCGAGGCTTTAAACATTCCGCATTCTTTCACTGAACAGTTCTTACTGACTTGAAGTCAATCTTATTACTCGTATTTATAAACCAGGGACTCCGCTATCGAGAATCCGTCAGTTACTCGAATACGACCAGATCATTAAACCTGAATTTGTATCCTTTACAAGCATCATCATGttgttcctttttcttaaccctttaagcctcattagtgaccaacatcaattttccccTAACAACATCAATGcattatcaagagaaaaaggtgtgagaattaataaaatgatcaccaaaggaaaaatgatttgatcttttatcaaattcttctaactaattctttaaggaaatgtatggagatcactatggagaatttgcattttgatattgggacttaaagggttgaaGGGGTTATGTCAataggatattgctgttttaggtcaatatTGTGCTGAAGTTATTACTTAGTGCCgttacccatacacaaaatgcccTTGTACAGTACAGTTATAAAGCAGTTAAAAAGATCTCTACTTTCCCCTGCCCCAAGAGTCTGCGCGGACTACTTTTCACTACCCGCAGCGTCCGTACGGACGTAcggtgacgtcataaccaaattttcttacccatggtgctctgctggcgcgggagctccgctgtTAAACAAAGTTTATCTACGAGCAATAACCATGATAATAACTTTGCCGTCTGTAGCCCGGACGAGTTTAAACTCTTTCAATGCctaaatttattgttattaaaatgacaaaacttgGCTTTTGTTTtaggaattcaattgatgcgaagacacgttctatctttttaaaaagattgcaAAGAGCGTGGTGTAGTTGTTTTTAGGGCCTCTTAACATGAGCCCGTTTACTGGGATGAATTTCGCCTTGGGTTCATTTGAGAActttcagcccggtttccgagatgagaaaaggcCAAAGATCCAGGGGacgagttctggcgccaaattcgagaaacaaagcaaaaatgacgAAACATAGAAATTTTAACTTTCGCGCCGTTCATAGCTTCGGCAACTGTTAGAGCTGGATCACTGCtgttaaatgggatgcttatgatgtggaaaatacggcaggcaatgcaagacgatgccatccggaCCTCCAGAATTCATCCCACTTTCATCCCGAGAGTTAAGtcgagatctcggaaaccgggctcatgtgaagaggccTTAAAGTGCCAATAGACCGCAAAGATAATTCATTGTGATTGTCAACTAAGGTACTCAGCAAGATAGTTTCACTACTAAATTGTCGCGCAAATTTCGAGTTAAGAAGTACAGTGAggtttaacattttttttatcatagtgCTTGTATAAATTGTCATTTGCCTTAACTACATTTAAGTCTTGGAAAATCCCAGACCCAGCAGACAAGTCTGGTAACGACTGGAATATTGGTAAAGAAGTGAGTGAAATCCTCAGTTATCTGATATTTAATACACTAAAGCCAGTCGAGACAGGCAGTGTGGGGACGCTTCATGATGTCTCCCTTTTTTAGTCGGGCCTAGGGCCTAGACCGGGGATAGTAGACAGGCTCCGTAGaacctcttatttcattggTTCTCCATAACACGCAGCTCCATTGTTTAGGGACAGAGTCATTGCTATATTGTCTGTTGTTTTCACAGCCAGTCCTGTGAGGCCTTGTAAAGACCTAGACCGACTTTTACTCGCCGTTCACTcgtatccgtttttgtttgaaaaaggaGATTTTTTTCCACCGGTTTGGCTTACCGTCCACACGTATTCGGTGAAAGCGGTCaccgaaaacgcatcttttAAAAAACTCTCTCTCTAGAGTGAAGATTTTTGAGAGCGCCGTTTTGCTGTACTCGTGTGGGTGGAAGAAAACGGTGGTTTATGGAAACGATTACGTCGCGGTGTTAGATCCAGCTCAGATACCAGCTGAGTAAATGCTCATGCTTCCGTCAAAAATGGTACTGTTTTCACACACTATTGCGTTTTCGTACGGATGcggattgtttttttttttttgaaaacgttatctCCGTTTTTAGGGAAACAAAAACGAATACGTGGGATCACGGCCGATAATTTATCACGAGACTCAATTTTACAGTGACGAAAAAAATGCCCGTCCATCATattcaataaaataattagcaattaatgaatgcgGCTTTCCTAGGAtttgaagaattaagcagatcgaggagggtgttatccacctcggcctttgacctcggtggataacaccctccgagatctgctttattcttcatatcctacgaaagccgaattcattaattgctttattattcattcaaaataattcctagtttaataacatagctaaaacatgcttacctgcattgatgttaagtttatcttcgatagtgtacggtGAGATTTGCCCAGCTccgtaaatattctccaaatagcagatgtcgccctccgagttgtcttcttgctgtttttatgtttttagccattatttcgcctagttccagctgtagttcttactcttgaaacgagtgaagtgtccgccattttagttttcacaacaaaaacaactcaacctcgttcccaggtcttctcggttaacggtgcattaacctgtagggggctgcatttttgacgtcattttctcgttaaacacaaaattcttccaaatttggtcatcattaactggttatggtgaattttgcgtgtgcttttagccaatcagaattggggaaatattttgaattaataataacgTTACTTAATGAATTCTAAAGCGTATTCGGCACCAATTTTAAGCGCTTCCTTAATTTCGACTCTATATTTCGACTGAACAACTTATATCCTATAGCCTCTTGTCCTTCTCCATTGGACACTAACAATTTGATaggctgagaaaacagccgactcTTCGCGCCGCCACCGGTGGTTTGCCCGCAAAATGACTTTTAAGAACATGCCTTGAGTAGTGGCACCTCACTGATCATGTATAGAATTTCTGCGTTCGTTTTTCTAACGTCATTTCGCTGGAAAACCACCTGTGGCGTCGGGAAGTGTCGGCTCTTCTCTCAGGCTAACAAACTGAAAGTCTTGACTGCCTTTTGATCTTAGAGTTTTTTGTCCTAGATAAACGAAATCCTTCGCGAAGATCCTTTGAGTTGTGACGTCACATGTCCGCTTAACCTGAACAAAGAAAGTAAGTTGCCAAGAATTATTTACAgttgattttataatttagcaATTGTTTCGTTTTTCATTACGCTTATTATCTCAcagcggcgacggcaacgaaaacgtaaAAAGaacggatcaatttaggtttctgggaaactgccaacctacccctcccctaagccatcattttgccctacatgagaagtaagtgttaatgttagcttaggggaggggtaggtgggcagtttcccaaaaaccaAAATTGATGCAAAAGAGCAATAGTTTGAGGCCCCGTTTATACGGGtccggacaaatttttgaatggACAAAACCTTGCGCGGATCCGCCTTTGGTTACTGTTGGTTGACCGATTAAACAATTATGCGATCTAATGCGTCGCCTTTCGGGCAACGTTCGTTCTAACCTAGCATTAGGTAATATTTACCGGATTTGTAACACGTTTGCATGGCGATTTGATCAATAATGGCCTAGATGTtatctggaactacacaatagTACTTGGTTATTCACCCCCGAGCTAGCCAATCGGCATGCGCGAAAAGTACTCATATGCCTCCTCAGTACCTGTGCTAACATAGTGGGTGGTTCTCTCCAAAATGTTCTTTAATTGGTATAGGTTTTAATGGAGCCAAAACCATTTGTGGAATTGCACAGATTTAGTCATCAAACTGGAGAGCA encodes:
- the LOC140929039 gene encoding NADP-dependent oxidoreductase domain-containing protein 1-like — its product is MAAVEDVTANLPSLQFEAALTHQEKELLYLRGRSHALTVSACAQAAFLVAVLNDARQKIVEIKFPVKKRSSKLLQEAPKRDPLLVGIIGCGRLGKQLANTLLTFSDVHPEELFLSTRRPETLSSLQAKGVHCGFDNIKVCNAVHILFICCLPSQLPTVAKEIKGHLTCPVYVLVGGTPLSRIRQLLEYDQIIKPEFSWKIPDPADKSGNDWNIGKEINEILREDPLSCDVTCPLNLNKETAVVQTGEEWAELAVLTFLNMCTDKELGKGEAVSLCNTIMFGVGPADDPRDGILLDEVIQEERKLAVSTDPVDKQYFPHFDLAKPPVIQSKLGERFMDCYGSLRRLFIKRYRAVFDKFQYWKGVPTSMP